From a region of the Campylobacter showae genome:
- the truD gene encoding tRNA pseudouridine(13) synthase TruD, with amino-acid sequence MQETTIFKPLYALTHAPINAYFSKNSDDFVVREIPLYTFSGQGEHLIVEICKKDMTTQEALHALSEVSGVKMRDFGYAGLKDKQGMTTQFISMPRKFEATLANFSHEKMKILSIAAHDNKLRIGHLKGNSFFIRLKKVMPSEAAKLEQAVRNIDETGYPNYFGYQRFGKYGDNAQSGLELLKSGTVNGKKSKNPKLNDFLISAYQSDLFNRWLSKRVEISRFAQDFSLSELAQIYPYLDGAILKNLKSQKRFFKLIEGEVLGHYPHGKCFLCEDLDAEGARFDARDITSCGLIAGAKAYEAQGAAKVVEDQIFAQANEYKAKMTGSRRFAWCYLEDAGYKYNEEKAHFTINFTLQKGSYATVVLEEILHKNIFE; translated from the coding sequence ATGCAAGAAACCACCATTTTTAAGCCTCTTTACGCGCTCACTCACGCGCCCATCAACGCGTATTTTAGTAAAAACTCGGACGATTTTGTTGTGCGCGAGATCCCGCTTTACACATTTAGCGGGCAGGGCGAGCACCTCATCGTTGAAATCTGCAAAAAAGATATGACGACGCAAGAAGCCTTGCACGCTCTAAGCGAGGTTAGCGGCGTAAAGATGCGAGATTTTGGCTACGCGGGGCTAAAAGACAAGCAAGGCATGACGACGCAGTTTATCTCGATGCCGCGTAAATTTGAGGCGACTCTTGCAAATTTTAGCCACGAAAAGATGAAAATTTTAAGCATCGCCGCGCATGACAATAAGCTTCGCATCGGGCATTTAAAGGGCAATAGCTTTTTCATCCGCCTAAAAAAAGTGATGCCTAGCGAGGCCGCCAAGCTTGAGCAAGCCGTGCGAAACATTGACGAGACGGGCTATCCAAACTACTTTGGCTATCAGCGTTTCGGCAAATACGGCGATAACGCGCAAAGCGGGCTGGAGCTGCTAAAATCAGGCACCGTAAACGGCAAAAAGAGCAAAAATCCAAAGCTAAACGATTTTTTGATCTCGGCATATCAAAGCGATCTTTTTAACCGCTGGCTTAGCAAACGCGTGGAGATTTCGAGGTTTGCGCAGGATTTTAGCCTCTCTGAGCTAGCTCAAATTTACCCGTATCTTGACGGCGCGATTTTGAAAAATTTAAAATCGCAAAAGAGATTTTTTAAGCTTATTGAGGGCGAAGTTTTGGGGCATTACCCGCACGGTAAATGCTTTTTGTGCGAGGATTTGGATGCGGAAGGCGCGCGCTTTGACGCGAGAGATATCACTAGCTGCGGGCTGATCGCAGGCGCAAAGGCGTACGAGGCGCAGGGCGCGGCGAAGGTAGTAGAGGATCAAATTTTCGCGCAGGCAAATGAATATAAAGCCAAGATGACGGGCTCAAGGCGCTTTGCGTGGTGTTATTTGGAGGATGCCGGTTACAAATACAACGAGGAAAAGGCGCATTTTACGATAAATTTCACGCTACAAAAAGGCAGCTACGCGACGGTGGTGCTGGAGGAAATTTTACACAAAAATATTTTTGAATAA
- the fliS gene encoding flagellar export chaperone FliS, translating to MQYNTAHAAYSQNTVGGIESPTKLIEMLYEGVLRFIFRARKAMQDNDVEKKVYFINRTNAIFIELLNSLDYNQGSVAHYLSGLYTRQIQLLAMANINNDEQSLNEVVSVTKQLLEAWKETTNAGQADVAG from the coding sequence ATGCAATACAACACTGCACACGCGGCGTATTCGCAAAATACGGTAGGCGGCATTGAGTCGCCTACCAAGCTTATCGAGATGCTTTACGAGGGCGTTTTAAGATTTATTTTTAGAGCTAGAAAAGCAATGCAAGATAACGACGTAGAGAAAAAAGTATATTTCATAAATCGCACGAACGCTATCTTTATCGAGCTTTTAAACTCGCTAGACTACAACCAAGGTAGCGTCGCGCACTATCTAAGCGGCCTTTATACCAGACAGATCCAGCTACTAGCCATGGCAAATATAAACAACGACGAACAGAGCCTAAACGAGGTCGTGAGCGTAACCAAACAGCTGCTTGAAGCATGGAAAGAGACGACAAACGCAGGACAAGCCGATGTGGCTGGATGA
- a CDS encoding thiamine-phosphate kinase: MDKERLIIDKFSNSFIGDDGAVVAHERGKWVYSKDLFCEGTHFLAGWLSMEEIARKAMLVNLSDAVAMNAEPKFALLGLGLPKKTSAAQISALHKGFSDVCDEYGVTIIGGDTIGSDKILLSVTVISHVRGKAILRSGAKKGDLVAFTGELGQSLKGLRTLLNGGRVASNSRFKRPVLKDKFFYAAADKINAAMDLSDGLCTDLAKLCAQSRCGAKFIKRLSKHELNSGEEYEILFTFSPKNRAKILSLAHKSRTKITIFAKITKGKFKSNARNHHF; encoded by the coding sequence ATGGATAAAGAACGCCTAATAATCGATAAATTTAGCAACTCCTTCATCGGCGACGACGGCGCTGTAGTGGCGCATGAGCGCGGCAAATGGGTGTATAGTAAGGATCTTTTTTGCGAGGGGACGCACTTCCTAGCAGGATGGCTCAGTATGGAGGAGATCGCGCGCAAGGCGATGCTGGTAAATCTCTCCGATGCCGTCGCGATGAACGCCGAGCCTAAATTTGCGCTTCTTGGACTTGGGCTACCCAAAAAAACAAGTGCGGCGCAGATATCGGCGCTACATAAAGGATTTTCCGACGTTTGCGACGAGTACGGCGTCACTATCATCGGCGGCGACACGATCGGTAGCGATAAAATTTTACTTAGCGTTACGGTTATCTCGCACGTTCGAGGCAAGGCGATCTTACGAAGCGGCGCGAAAAAAGGCGACTTGGTTGCTTTTACGGGCGAGCTCGGGCAGAGTCTAAAAGGGCTTAGGACGCTTTTAAACGGCGGACGGGTCGCGTCAAATTCGCGCTTTAAAAGGCCTGTTTTAAAAGATAAATTTTTCTACGCCGCAGCGGATAAGATAAACGCTGCTATGGACCTCTCAGACGGGCTTTGCACCGATCTAGCCAAGCTTTGCGCGCAGAGTCGGTGTGGTGCTAAATTTATCAAGCGGCTAAGCAAACACGAACTAAATAGCGGTGAGGAGTACGAGATTTTATTTACATTTAGTCCGAAAAATCGCGCCAAAATCCTCAGCCTCGCTCACAAAAGTCGCACTAAAATCACGATCTTTGCTAAAATCACGAAAGGAAAATTTAAAAGCAATGCAAGAAACCACCATTTTTAA
- a CDS encoding YjiG family protein codes for MSEQANNKLLTDVFVEGARKGWDIAVHNTIPNVLMAFVIIHILKVSGALDIIGKYLGFVMLPLGLPGESIAVIMAAFLSWGGSAGVLVALVQGGTLMAPDIAVLIPGMALVGSTVQYMGRVLGVLGIPGKHYLVLFGICILNAYLAMFVMSLIV; via the coding sequence ATGAGCGAGCAAGCTAATAATAAATTATTAACCGACGTTTTCGTAGAAGGCGCTAGGAAGGGCTGGGATATCGCCGTTCACAACACTATCCCAAACGTCCTTATGGCTTTTGTTATCATACACATCCTAAAGGTCTCTGGCGCGCTTGATATCATAGGCAAGTATCTTGGCTTCGTCATGTTGCCGCTAGGGCTTCCCGGCGAGTCGATAGCGGTCATAATGGCGGCATTTCTTAGCTGGGGCGGATCTGCCGGCGTGCTAGTGGCGCTAGTTCAGGGCGGTACTCTAATGGCTCCAGATATCGCAGTACTGATCCCTGGCATGGCGCTAGTGGGCTCTACGGTGCAGTATATGGGGCGCGTACTGGGCGTGCTGGGAATTCCGGGCAAGCACTACTTGGTGCTATTTGGTATATGTATCCTAAACGCCTATCTAGCGATGTTTGTGATGAGCCTCATCGTATAA
- a CDS encoding menaquinone biosynthesis decarboxylase: protein MDYIKLLKDNGLLCVIDEPADIDLEIAHASYIEVKRENSQALLFTNPICKKTGRKFAPVLANIYGSKRALELIFGREPDEIASEIERLLKPKKPKSFGEKLNFASYLFEMRKIFTKRLKGEGECQQVKFTGDEVDLLSLPALKTWPLDGGAFITMGQVYTQSLGGELQNVGMYRLQIYGKNRLGMHWQIHKDGANFFNEYKRAGKKMPVSVAIGGDPLYIWCGQAPLPKGVFELLLYGFIRKEPAKLVKSLTNEIYVPHDADYVIEGFVDTDKFELEGPFGDHTGFYTPVGPFPVMEVTAITSKREPVFHATVVGKPPLEDKYMGWATERIFLPLLRTTVPELLDYNMPENGVFHNLILAKINALYPAHAKQAMHAFWGVGQMSFVKHAVFVGDDAPNLSDYDALTEHILNRFGDKSLLISEGVCDQLDHASPNSCFGGKLGVDATQDFSTPAPVLLDDAALLAKFKEVEPNLTQLAQFKTNTKTPICVVKFDKNRLVKEVFEELLKFKEHFKLLVFVGSENRLENPYMMLWRVTNNIDALRDIYVREGAVCIDATAKGEAEGYTRGWPLQTDCDRDVVADLVKCGIVKDEPELFSKFEIFG from the coding sequence ATGGACTACATCAAGCTTCTAAAAGACAATGGCCTACTGTGCGTCATTGACGAGCCTGCGGATATCGATCTGGAGATCGCGCACGCAAGCTACATCGAGGTCAAGCGCGAAAACTCGCAGGCGCTGCTTTTTACAAACCCTATCTGCAAAAAAACGGGACGTAAATTTGCTCCCGTGCTAGCCAATATCTACGGCTCAAAGCGCGCTTTAGAGCTGATTTTCGGACGCGAGCCTGACGAGATCGCAAGCGAGATCGAGCGGCTTTTAAAGCCTAAAAAACCTAAAAGCTTTGGCGAAAAGCTAAATTTTGCCTCGTATTTGTTTGAGATGAGAAAAATTTTCACGAAAAGATTAAAAGGCGAGGGTGAGTGTCAGCAGGTTAAATTTACGGGCGATGAGGTCGATCTGCTCTCGCTTCCAGCGCTAAAAACATGGCCGCTTGACGGCGGGGCCTTTATCACGATGGGGCAGGTTTACACGCAGAGCCTGGGCGGCGAACTGCAAAACGTCGGCATGTACCGATTGCAAATTTACGGTAAAAATCGCCTCGGCATGCACTGGCAGATCCACAAAGACGGCGCGAATTTCTTTAACGAATACAAGCGCGCGGGCAAAAAAATGCCAGTTTCGGTAGCTATCGGCGGCGATCCGCTCTATATCTGGTGCGGCCAGGCGCCGCTACCAAAAGGCGTGTTTGAGCTGCTGCTTTACGGCTTTATCCGCAAAGAGCCGGCCAAACTCGTAAAGTCGCTGACGAATGAAATTTACGTCCCGCACGACGCGGACTACGTGATCGAGGGCTTTGTGGATACGGATAAATTTGAGCTTGAGGGGCCTTTTGGCGATCACACCGGCTTTTATACGCCAGTGGGGCCGTTTCCGGTGATGGAGGTTACGGCGATAACTAGCAAGCGTGAGCCCGTATTTCACGCGACCGTGGTTGGCAAGCCGCCGCTTGAAGATAAGTATATGGGCTGGGCGACCGAGCGCATTTTCTTGCCGCTTTTGCGCACGACTGTACCGGAGCTTTTAGACTACAACATGCCTGAAAACGGCGTCTTTCACAACCTGATTTTGGCTAAAATCAACGCCCTTTATCCCGCGCACGCAAAGCAGGCGATGCACGCTTTTTGGGGTGTGGGGCAGATGAGCTTTGTAAAGCACGCTGTTTTTGTGGGCGATGATGCGCCAAATTTGAGCGATTATGACGCGCTTACGGAGCATATTTTAAACCGCTTTGGTGATAAAAGCCTGCTAATCAGCGAGGGCGTGTGCGATCAGCTCGATCACGCGAGCCCGAACTCTTGCTTTGGCGGTAAGCTGGGCGTCGACGCTACGCAGGACTTTTCTACGCCTGCGCCGGTGCTTTTGGATGATGCCGCGCTGCTGGCTAAATTTAAAGAAGTAGAGCCAAATTTAACGCAGCTAGCGCAGTTTAAAACAAATACAAAAACGCCGATTTGTGTCGTCAAATTTGACAAAAACCGCCTTGTAAAAGAGGTTTTTGAAGAGCTTTTGAAATTTAAAGAGCACTTTAAGCTACTCGTTTTCGTCGGCTCTGAAAACCGCCTGGAAAATCCATATATGATGCTTTGGCGCGTGACAAATAATATCGACGCATTGCGCGATATCTACGTGCGTGAGGGTGCGGTCTGCATCGACGCCACTGCAAAAGGCGAGGCCGAGGGCTATACGCGCGGCTGGCCGCTGCAAACCGACTGCGACCGAGACGTGGTAGCGGATCTGGTTAAGTGTGGCATAGTAAAAGACGAACCCGAGCTGTTTAGTAAATTTGAGATTTTCGGATAG
- a CDS encoding M20/M25/M40 family metallo-hydrolase, translated as MKQEELKQYLAELKELTDIESPTASIEGVNGVAKWFMNKADKLGLKHETVALGTDKVADCLLISNNPNAAKFDVLFVAHMDTVFPVGSVQNTPFTQSENRVNALGVIDDKGGALLSLYVIKELDLSKINVALFLNSHEETGSNFAKEKIREYARKSKFCLVMEPAREDGSMVATRKGVMTYVIEFYGVGAHAGNHPELGRSALVEAANFVVELSKLTDFAAGHTFNSIITNGGTAHNVVPEFVSVTCEMRYKFASSVEFFNKKLDEILSKPFINGVTHKKTLINEEAPMIDEQNLPRIKAIFDEVAKETDAKVSWVDAGGLSDGNITASAGCPTIDGLGPTGGNMHTKNEYMEVDSVVPKCNLVLDVIKKLV; from the coding sequence ATGAAACAAGAGGAGCTAAAGCAATACCTAGCCGAGCTAAAGGAGCTAACCGATATCGAGAGTCCGACGGCTAGCATAGAGGGCGTAAATGGCGTCGCAAAGTGGTTTATGAACAAAGCTGATAAGCTCGGTCTAAAACACGAAACGGTAGCGCTGGGCACCGATAAGGTCGCTGACTGCCTGCTCATCTCAAACAACCCGAACGCGGCGAAATTTGACGTGCTTTTCGTCGCGCACATGGATACGGTTTTCCCCGTAGGCTCGGTGCAAAATACCCCGTTTACCCAGAGTGAGAATAGGGTAAACGCGCTAGGCGTCATCGACGACAAGGGCGGCGCGCTACTGTCGCTCTACGTCATCAAGGAGCTTGATCTTAGCAAAATCAACGTCGCTTTGTTTCTAAACTCGCACGAGGAGACGGGGTCGAATTTTGCCAAAGAAAAGATCCGCGAATATGCGAGAAAGTCCAAATTTTGCCTCGTGATGGAGCCCGCTCGCGAGGACGGCTCGATGGTAGCGACTAGAAAAGGCGTGATGACCTACGTGATTGAGTTTTACGGCGTGGGCGCGCATGCGGGCAATCACCCAGAGCTTGGCCGCTCAGCACTCGTCGAGGCGGCAAATTTTGTAGTCGAGCTATCAAAACTGACCGATTTTGCGGCGGGACATACTTTTAACTCTATCATCACAAATGGCGGCACTGCGCACAACGTAGTGCCCGAGTTTGTCAGCGTGACCTGCGAGATGCGGTATAAATTTGCCTCCTCGGTCGAGTTTTTCAATAAAAAGCTAGATGAAATCCTAAGCAAACCGTTCATAAACGGCGTAACGCACAAAAAGACATTAATCAACGAAGAGGCGCCGATGATAGACGAGCAAAATTTGCCGAGGATCAAAGCGATATTTGACGAGGTCGCCAAAGAAACGGACGCGAAGGTGAGCTGGGTGGACGCCGGCGGTCTAAGCGACGGCAACATCACGGCCTCGGCTGGCTGCCCGACGATCGACGGACTGGGGCCAACCGGCGGAAATATGCACACCAAAAACGAATACATGGAAGTTGACTCCGTCGTACCGAAGTGCAATCTCGTGCTAGACGTCATCAAAAAGCTTGTTTAA
- a CDS encoding nucleoside recognition domain-containing protein: MQEANDGKKLAIGTVALILAIVFFGGFLKDVAGGIFDFGKLTGQFPEWFKTAGGTSAKGGFIFALSLAPAIMLALGFVAIFERYYALYAASRWLTPVLKPLIGIPGCCSISLIASTQSTDAGSSTAKFLRQDGKITHKELLIFAAFQFSAGAMITNFLASFAPLLTVADKNGALAPISIAAGLGIILVFKVFGANLMRLYVKKFVKDGEAEV; the protein is encoded by the coding sequence ATGCAAGAGGCAAACGACGGCAAAAAGCTAGCGATCGGCACCGTTGCCTTGATCCTAGCTATCGTCTTTTTCGGCGGTTTCTTAAAGGATGTCGCGGGCGGTATTTTTGATTTCGGTAAGTTAACCGGTCAGTTCCCGGAGTGGTTTAAGACCGCAGGCGGCACAAGCGCAAAGGGCGGTTTTATATTTGCGCTTAGCTTGGCTCCAGCGATCATGCTAGCTCTTGGATTCGTCGCGATATTTGAGAGATATTACGCGCTTTACGCGGCTTCACGCTGGCTAACTCCCGTGCTAAAGCCTCTCATAGGCATCCCAGGCTGCTGCTCGATCTCGCTCATAGCTAGTACACAAAGCACCGACGCAGGTAGCTCTACGGCTAAATTTTTACGCCAAGACGGCAAGATCACTCACAAAGAGCTTTTAATATTTGCCGCATTTCAGTTTAGCGCAGGCGCGATGATCACGAATTTCCTAGCGTCTTTCGCTCCGTTGCTCACGGTAGCCGATAAAAATGGAGCCCTAGCGCCTATATCTATCGCGGCGGGCTTAGGGATTATCTTGGTGTTTAAGGTATTTGGCGCAAATTTGATGAGACTTTACGTTAAAAAATTCGTAAAAGACGGGGAGGCTGAAGTATGA
- a CDS encoding alkylphosphonate utilization protein, with product MPKDANGTELNTGDNVTLIKDLKVKGAGATLKRGTMVKNIKLTDDDKEIEGRIDKMGVIVLKTEFLKKT from the coding sequence ATGCCAAAAGATGCAAACGGTACCGAACTAAACACCGGAGATAACGTAACTCTAATCAAAGACCTAAAAGTAAAAGGCGCGGGCGCTACGCTAAAGCGCGGAACTATGGTAAAAAACATTAAGCTCACGGACGACGACAAAGAGATTGAAGGCAGAATCGATAAAATGGGCGTCATCGTGCTAAAGACGGAGTTTTTAAAGAAGACTTAG
- the fliD gene encoding flagellar filament capping protein FliD: protein MALGKVSSLGFGSQVLTQDVIDKLKAADEAGQIKPVTAKITANATKQKDLTALKTLIGTFRSSVSTLADDSSYQKRTTSSDGKSADISVSAGVAVQDIEIDVKQLAKKDVYQSTKFGTSSSFIGKNGTFGIKVGDQTYKIEVKNSTTLEELADKINEVTNGAVSAKAMKVGGEDPYQLILQSKETGAENKIEITDVDSDGSALSGASDVLQKLGWDSANIANNKISTAQDAEFVYNGITIKRSGNEVKDLNLGMTIKLKDTGKTTFSVKEDTSAIKESMQSMVTAYNNLVNNLKVATDYDSDTKKSGTFQGVSEINTIKSTLNKILFGNQTYTKDNVTKTANLADYGLSLNKEGLLELDSSKLGKKLDEDLQSVQKIFAGGTTYGTAQVLSSKPIDSGALTIGGDDLVINGKKINLAATPASNSAKENALALLKAINDAGISGIQATLTANEDGISLKTTNGTAISIKGSGAALNAVGFSESTVTPKNTTVNGIFSSAKKTIDGLINSKNGSLTKYGQSLIEEKKSLDSEKEKTQKSLDAKYATMEERFLAYDKIISKLNSEFSSLKSMIEAEYNKK, encoded by the coding sequence ATGGCACTAGGTAAAGTTTCTTCACTTGGCTTTGGAAGCCAAGTTCTAACGCAAGACGTTATAGATAAGCTAAAAGCTGCTGACGAAGCGGGTCAGATAAAACCCGTAACTGCTAAAATCACGGCAAATGCGACAAAGCAAAAAGATCTGACGGCTCTAAAAACGCTAATAGGCACTTTTCGCTCCTCGGTTTCAACCCTAGCAGACGACAGCTCGTATCAAAAAAGAACCACTAGCTCGGACGGTAAAAGCGCCGATATAAGCGTGAGTGCGGGCGTCGCGGTACAAGATATCGAGATAGACGTTAAACAACTAGCTAAAAAAGACGTTTATCAAAGCACCAAATTTGGCACCTCAAGCTCGTTTATCGGCAAAAACGGAACCTTTGGTATAAAAGTCGGAGACCAAACCTATAAAATCGAGGTTAAAAACTCCACTACGCTAGAAGAGCTAGCCGATAAGATCAACGAGGTCACAAACGGCGCCGTCTCGGCAAAAGCGATGAAGGTTGGCGGCGAAGATCCGTATCAGCTTATATTGCAGTCCAAAGAAACTGGCGCGGAAAACAAGATCGAAATCACAGACGTAGATAGCGATGGATCGGCCCTAAGCGGCGCATCGGACGTCTTGCAAAAGCTCGGCTGGGATAGCGCAAATATCGCTAACAATAAAATCTCAACCGCGCAAGACGCCGAGTTTGTGTATAACGGTATCACGATAAAGCGAAGCGGCAACGAGGTAAAAGATCTAAATTTAGGAATGACGATAAAACTAAAAGATACCGGCAAGACGACTTTTAGCGTCAAAGAGGACACGAGCGCGATAAAAGAGAGCATGCAAAGCATGGTAACGGCGTATAATAATCTCGTAAACAACCTAAAAGTCGCTACCGATTATGATTCGGATACTAAAAAATCGGGCACTTTCCAAGGCGTGAGCGAGATAAATACGATAAAATCGACGCTAAATAAAATTTTATTCGGCAATCAGACCTACACGAAAGATAACGTAACAAAGACGGCAAATTTAGCCGACTACGGTCTAAGCCTAAATAAAGAAGGCCTGCTAGAGCTAGATAGCTCAAAACTCGGCAAAAAACTAGATGAGGATTTGCAAAGCGTCCAAAAGATATTTGCCGGCGGCACCACTTACGGCACGGCTCAGGTTCTTAGCTCAAAACCTATAGATAGCGGCGCACTCACTATCGGCGGCGATGATCTAGTGATAAACGGAAAAAAGATAAATTTAGCCGCTACGCCTGCGTCAAATTCAGCAAAAGAAAACGCGCTAGCGCTACTAAAAGCTATAAACGATGCCGGGATATCGGGCATACAAGCGACTCTAACCGCAAACGAAGACGGCATATCGCTAAAAACTACAAACGGTACGGCGATAAGCATAAAGGGTTCTGGAGCGGCGCTAAACGCCGTGGGCTTTAGCGAATCAACCGTAACGCCGAAAAACACGACCGTAAACGGCATCTTTTCCTCGGCGAAAAAGACTATAGACGGGCTAATCAACTCAAAAAACGGCTCTTTAACCAAATACGGACAAAGCCTGATCGAGGAGAAAAAGTCGCTAGACTCGGAAAAAGAAAAGACGCAAAAGTCGCTCGATGCAAAATACGCCACGATGGAAGAGCGATTTTTAGCATACGATAAGATCATCAGCAAGCTAAATAGCGAATTTTCGTCGCTAAAATCGATGATCGAAGCCGAATATAACAAGAAATAA
- a CDS encoding SEL1-like repeat protein translates to MARDMGNLGAATEILDQACQTLPRACRDLAMIYQNDSYDRKDEERARALYKKACDGGDNIGCTGLQQMGQ, encoded by the coding sequence ATGGCTAGAGATATGGGCAACCTAGGTGCCGCGACGGAGATACTAGATCAAGCGTGTCAGACGCTCCCGCGAGCTTGCAGGGATCTAGCGATGATATATCAAAACGATTCTTATGACCGCAAAGACGAAGAAAGGGCGCGCGCTTTATATAAAAAGGCGTGCGACGGTGGAGATAATATCGGCTGCACCGGACTTCAGCAGATGGGCCAGTAA
- a CDS encoding ester cyclase, protein MKRRNFIKFAAVSGVAALPSALNATSQNVDKISQNKAAMKRFEIAINSADAAALKELVDPKAPFLTPASPEPLYGGEGYFAVVKMMRDSFPEVQWAMQDMVADERCVAVYWLCTGTHEHDFAGVAATGRKFSARVMNFYYFNDAGKITNDVAAEMAIDILQELSAHAINNDFPLRFAFFSYFWLKSPKNQKATYGLHQASKRQWPTVRH, encoded by the coding sequence ATGAAAAGACGAAATTTTATAAAATTTGCCGCCGTTTCGGGAGTTGCGGCGCTACCTAGCGCGCTAAATGCCACAAGCCAAAACGTAGATAAAATATCGCAAAATAAAGCCGCGATGAAACGGTTTGAAATAGCTATAAACAGCGCAGACGCGGCGGCTCTAAAAGAGCTGGTGGATCCAAAAGCGCCTTTTCTTACGCCTGCTTCACCGGAGCCGCTTTACGGCGGAGAGGGGTACTTTGCGGTGGTAAAGATGATGCGAGATAGCTTCCCCGAGGTGCAGTGGGCGATGCAAGACATGGTGGCGGACGAGCGCTGCGTGGCGGTGTATTGGCTTTGCACTGGTACGCATGAGCATGACTTTGCGGGTGTGGCGGCTACTGGGCGTAAATTTAGTGCTAGGGTGATGAACTTTTACTATTTTAACGACGCTGGCAAGATCACGAACGACGTGGCGGCCGAGATGGCGATCGATATCCTGCAAGAGCTATCGGCGCACGCGATAAATAACGACTTTCCGCTTCGCTTCGCCTTTTTCAGCTATTTTTGGCTAAAATCGCCCAAAAATCAAAAGGCGACATATGGACTACATCAAGCTTCTAAAAGACAATGGCCTACTGTGCGTCATTGA
- a CDS encoding FlaG family protein, which yields MEIFKVASQPMASAATSSHAQSSTQTREVERTQIQQDTTRNLTEQNNETLSKEVKEATEKLNKQMEDLGTSIRFGYNDKIGAMYVNVMEMKTGEVIRKIPTEQAMKLSEYFREAVGVLFDKES from the coding sequence ATGGAAATTTTCAAAGTAGCAAGCCAGCCAATGGCAAGCGCGGCTACAAGCTCGCATGCACAAAGCTCTACGCAAACCAGAGAGGTCGAAAGGACGCAGATCCAGCAAGATACGACACGCAATCTAACTGAGCAAAACAACGAAACGCTAAGCAAAGAAGTAAAAGAAGCCACCGAAAAACTAAATAAACAAATGGAAGATCTAGGCACTAGCATACGCTTTGGTTATAATGATAAGATAGGCGCGATGTACGTAAATGTCATGGAGATGAAAACCGGCGAAGTAATCCGCAAAATCCCGACCGAACAGGCAATGAAGCTAAGCGAATATTTTAGAGAGGCGGTCGGAGTTTTATTTGACAAGGAGAGCTAA
- a CDS encoding lecithin retinol acyltransferase family protein, whose protein sequence is MENLPKIGDHIFVDRSVFGVKLYEHHGIYVGDDMVVHYNGLARGIVLEKSCFEEILSNVVPLDKRNVAKVEMTSLEEFASGDTWHIKKHANSPFSGQDIALCAKSRVGEQKYNLLINNCEHFCNECVFGEHVSEQVQNVKQNSALFNEIEPFLQQIISGLFGAQTKNEIKETFVKSFAALAQHTKDSAEQKAREMIKENGDKINSQMEKFMSKNADINAMFKNIGEDLKIKIAKDFNIKF, encoded by the coding sequence ATGGAAAATTTACCAAAAATAGGCGATCACATCTTCGTAGATAGAAGTGTGTTTGGCGTAAAGCTTTACGAACATCACGGCATTTACGTCGGAGACGATATGGTCGTGCATTATAACGGCTTGGCGCGCGGGATCGTGCTTGAAAAGAGCTGTTTTGAGGAGATCTTAAGTAACGTCGTGCCGCTAGATAAACGCAACGTGGCAAAAGTGGAGATGACTAGCCTCGAGGAGTTTGCAAGCGGTGATACTTGGCATATAAAAAAGCACGCAAATTCGCCTTTTAGCGGCCAAGATATAGCCCTTTGCGCCAAGTCGCGCGTAGGCGAGCAAAAATACAACCTACTCATCAACAACTGCGAGCATTTTTGCAACGAATGCGTATTTGGCGAGCATGTGAGCGAACAGGTGCAAAACGTAAAGCAAAACTCGGCGCTATTTAACGAGATAGAGCCGTTTTTACAGCAGATCATAAGTGGGCTTTTCGGTGCACAAACCAAGAACGAGATCAAAGAAACTTTCGTCAAATCGTTCGCTGCGCTTGCGCAGCACACCAAAGATAGCGCAGAGCAAAAAGCTCGCGAGATGATAAAAGAAAACGGAGACAAGATAAACTCGCAAATGGAAAAATTTATGAGCAAAAATGCCGATATAAACGCTATGTTTAAAAATATCGGCGAGGATTTAAAAATAAAGATCGCAAAGGATTTTAATATCAAATTTTAG